A part of Methanobacterium sp. genomic DNA contains:
- the yciH gene encoding stress response translation initiation inhibitor YciH has product MKVCEICGLPEELCVCEEIAREIQKVKVYTVRRRFGKLMTIVEGIDEHDIDIRELTKELKAKCACGGTAKKGQIELQGDHKRKVKQVLANMGFSSDTIEIR; this is encoded by the coding sequence ATGAAAGTCTGTGAGATATGTGGTCTTCCAGAAGAACTTTGCGTCTGTGAGGAAATAGCCCGAGAAATTCAAAAAGTTAAAGTATACACAGTAAGAAGAAGATTCGGAAAACTTATGACCATCGTAGAAGGTATTGATGAGCACGATATTGATATAAGGGAATTAACAAAGGAACTCAAGGCAAAATGTGCCTGTGGAGGAACTGCCAAAAAGGGTCAAATTGAACTTCAAGGGGATCATAAACGAAAGGTCAAACAGGTCCTGGCTAATATGGGCTTTTCTTCAGATACAATTGAAATAAGGTAA
- the rpmC gene encoding 50S ribosomal protein L29 produces the protein MVILRSKEIREMEIEDIQKKLDELKAEYAKNISKSSASGINENPGKIKELKRTIARVLTIMNEKKQEK, from the coding sequence ATGGTAATATTAAGGAGCAAAGAAATACGTGAAATGGAAATCGAGGACATCCAGAAGAAACTGGATGAACTAAAAGCGGAATATGCAAAAAATATTTCAAAAAGTTCTGCATCAGGGATTAACGAAAACCCTGGAAAAATCAAGGAACTTAAAAGAACAATTGCACGTGTCCTTACCATAATGAACGAAAAAAAGCAGGAGAAATGA
- a CDS encoding 50S ribosomal protein L14, with protein MKAISSNVTRVLPIGARLQCIDNTGAREVEIVSVKGYKGVRRRLATAGVGDMIIITVKKGTVDMRKEVMTAVVVRQKKEFKRADGLRVKFEDNAAVIVSPEGTLKGSEIRGPVAKEAAERWPSIGSAASVIV; from the coding sequence ATGAAAGCTATCAGTTCAAATGTTACCAGAGTTTTACCAATAGGCGCAAGACTACAGTGTATCGATAACACTGGTGCAAGGGAAGTTGAAATTGTGTCTGTTAAAGGATACAAGGGTGTAAGAAGAAGACTTGCAACTGCCGGCGTAGGCGATATGATTATAATAACCGTTAAAAAAGGGACTGTAGACATGAGAAAAGAAGTCATGACTGCAGTAGTTGTAAGACAGAAAAAAGAATTCAAAAGGGCAGACGGCTTAAGAGTTAAATTTGAAGACAATGCAGCGGTTATAGTAAGCCCTGAGGGTACATTAAAGGGTTCTGAGATAAGAGGCCCTGTTGCAAAGGAAGCAGCTGAAAGATGGCCCAGTATTGGAAGTGCTGCAAGCGTAATTGTGTAA
- a CDS encoding uL15 family ribosomal protein, whose translation MIRRTRKIRKLRGSRTVGGGSSKKRRGAGHRGGRGNAGLHKSKWTWVVKYDPDHFGKYGFKRPQGSILKFNTVNIDYLDEKSEELVEQGLAQKKDKAIEIDVTDLGYNKVLGKGKVTKPLIIKSPKFSSLAIQKIEEAGGEIINL comes from the coding sequence ATGATAAGAAGGACACGAAAAATAAGGAAGTTACGAGGCTCACGAACTGTTGGTGGTGGAAGCTCTAAAAAACGAAGAGGAGCTGGTCACAGAGGTGGAAGAGGAAATGCCGGTCTCCATAAAAGTAAATGGACATGGGTTGTAAAATACGATCCTGACCACTTCGGAAAATACGGTTTTAAAAGGCCACAGGGAAGTATTTTAAAATTTAATACTGTAAATATTGATTATTTAGATGAAAAATCAGAAGAACTGGTAGAGCAGGGTCTTGCTCAAAAGAAAGACAAAGCCATCGAAATAGATGTTACTGATCTTGGCTACAATAAAGTACTTGGAAAAGGTAAAGTAACTAAACCATTAATTATAAAATCACCTAAATTCTCCAGTTTAGCAATACAAAAGATTGAAGAAGCTGGTGGAGAAATAATAAATCTTTAA
- a CDS encoding 30S ribosomal protein S17, with product MIGIDVQEPKEKCNDPNCPFHGTLPVRGQILEGIVTSNKADRTITVERSFYKFIRKYERYEKRKSKINVHKPDCIDVNLGDAVKIAECRPLSKTKHFVLVEVKGDK from the coding sequence ATGATAGGTATCGACGTTCAAGAACCTAAAGAAAAATGTAATGATCCTAACTGCCCATTTCATGGGACTCTTCCAGTAAGAGGCCAGATTTTAGAAGGCATAGTTACAAGCAATAAGGCAGATAGGACTATTACAGTAGAAAGAAGTTTTTACAAGTTTATACGAAAATATGAGAGATATGAAAAGAGAAAATCTAAAATAAATGTACATAAGCCTGATTGTATTGATGTAAATCTTGGAGATGCAGTTAAAATTGCAGAATGCAGACCATTAAGTAAAACAAAACATTTTGTGCTTGTAGAGGTTAAAGGAGATAAATAA
- the rpsE gene encoding 30S ribosomal protein S5 translates to MNFNMEEWEPKTNLGHMVKEGTITDIDEIFEKGLPIMELEIVDALLPDLEEEVMDVNLVQRMHKSGRKVNFRVIVAVGNKNGYVGLGQGKAKEVGPAIRKAVDNAKFNVIKVRRGCGDWGCVCGREHTVPFKISGKSGSVRVTLIPAPGGVGLAIGDVGKTILKLAGIDDVWSQTMGQTQTTINFAGAVFDALKHLSMVKANKSDLKNLGVAG, encoded by the coding sequence ATGAATTTTAATATGGAAGAATGGGAACCTAAAACCAATCTGGGACACATGGTCAAGGAAGGTACAATAACCGATATTGACGAAATATTTGAAAAAGGTCTTCCTATCATGGAACTTGAAATAGTTGATGCTCTACTGCCTGATTTAGAAGAAGAAGTAATGGACGTTAACCTCGTTCAGAGAATGCATAAATCCGGTAGAAAAGTAAATTTCAGAGTTATCGTTGCAGTTGGAAATAAAAATGGGTACGTAGGGCTTGGTCAAGGTAAAGCAAAAGAGGTTGGCCCGGCTATAAGAAAAGCAGTAGATAATGCTAAATTTAATGTAATAAAAGTTAGAAGAGGCTGTGGTGACTGGGGATGTGTATGTGGAAGAGAACATACAGTACCATTTAAGATATCTGGTAAAAGCGGTAGTGTAAGAGTTACTTTAATCCCTGCACCTGGTGGAGTTGGTCTTGCAATAGGTGATGTTGGAAAAACCATACTAAAACTTGCAGGAATAGATGATGTATGGTCCCAGACAATGGGTCAAACTCAGACAACAATCAATTTTGCAGGGGCAGTTTTCGATGCCCTGAAACATTTAAGCATGGTTAAAGCAAACAAATCCGATCTCAAAAATCTTGGAGTAGCAGGGTGA
- a CDS encoding 30S ribosomal protein S14: MIYLPRKYGKASRKCRRCGDHSALVRRYGLMLCRQCFRELAHKIGFRKYN; this comes from the coding sequence GTGATATATTTGCCAAGAAAATATGGAAAAGCATCAAGAAAATGTAGAAGATGCGGCGATCATTCTGCACTGGTTAGAAGATACGGGCTTATGTTATGTAGACAATGCTTCAGAGAACTCGCACACAAAATAGGATTTAGAAAATACAATTAA
- the rpsS gene encoding 30S ribosomal protein S19 gives MARKVFKYRGYTLEELQQMPLDNVIQLFPSRQRRSLKKGFLPRQKKVLEKIRKLKKEGKKGGRPQIIKTHCRDMIVLPEMIGLTFGIYNGKEFTEVTMQPEMIGCYFGEFAPTRKRVEHGDPGMGATRSSMFVPLK, from the coding sequence TTGGCAAGAAAAGTATTTAAATATCGCGGTTATACCTTAGAAGAATTACAACAAATGCCTTTGGATAATGTTATACAACTGTTTCCATCAAGGCAGAGAAGATCCCTAAAAAAGGGATTTCTTCCAAGACAGAAAAAGGTACTTGAAAAAATTAGAAAACTGAAAAAAGAAGGGAAAAAAGGCGGAAGACCTCAAATAATTAAAACCCATTGCAGGGATATGATTGTACTTCCAGAAATGATTGGATTAACCTTTGGAATTTACAATGGAAAAGAATTCACCGAAGTTACAATGCAGCCAGAAATGATTGGATGCTACTTTGGAGAATTTGCACCTACAAGAAAACGAGTAGAACACGGAGATCCCGGAATGGGTGCTACAAGGTCATCTATGTTCGTACCTCTTAAATAA
- a CDS encoding ribonuclease P protein component 1, with amino-acid sequence MITPNNIFRHELVGLHVKVADSTHEGLIGIEGKVVDETKNTILIEQKDKTEKMIPKRVATFHFNLPDGRIVEIEGKIIIARPEDRIKKKFRKFW; translated from the coding sequence ATGATAACTCCAAACAATATTTTTCGTCATGAGTTAGTGGGGCTTCATGTTAAAGTTGCAGACAGTACTCATGAGGGATTAATTGGAATAGAAGGAAAAGTTGTTGATGAAACAAAAAACACTATCTTAATTGAGCAGAAGGATAAAACTGAAAAAATGATCCCTAAGAGGGTTGCAACTTTTCATTTTAATTTGCCTGACGGCAGAATTGTTGAAATAGAGGGTAAAATTATAATTGCTCGCCCTGAAGATAGGATAAAAAAGAAATTCAGGAAATTTTGGTGA
- a CDS encoding 50S ribosomal protein L6 — MAQAVVLREEIEIPEGINVNLDDGVTVKGSKGQLNRKFNYPNVIIKKEDDKLVLESNFPKKRDKAMLGTIKSHINNMIIGLTDGFTYNMKIVYAHFPMTVKAAGNKVTIENFLGERYPRTAKIVGDAKVQVKGDEVIVTGINKEDVGQTMANLEQATKIKGRDPRVFQDGIYFVSRE; from the coding sequence ATGGCTCAAGCAGTAGTCCTTAGAGAGGAAATAGAAATTCCAGAGGGGATAAATGTCAATTTAGATGACGGAGTAACTGTTAAAGGATCAAAGGGTCAGCTCAACAGGAAGTTTAACTATCCTAATGTTATCATAAAAAAAGAAGATGATAAATTGGTATTAGAGAGCAATTTTCCTAAAAAAAGAGATAAAGCAATGCTCGGAACCATAAAATCCCATATAAATAACATGATTATAGGATTAACAGATGGTTTTACCTATAATATGAAAATAGTTTATGCTCACTTCCCAATGACTGTTAAAGCTGCCGGGAATAAAGTTACAATAGAAAATTTCCTTGGTGAAAGGTATCCCAGAACTGCAAAGATTGTAGGGGATGCTAAAGTCCAGGTAAAGGGCGATGAAGTGATTGTTACAGGAATTAACAAAGAAGATGTTGGACAGACAATGGCCAATTTGGAACAGGCCACTAAAATAAAGGGAAGAGATCCAAGGGTATTCCAGGATGGAATATACTTTGTAAGTAGGGAATAA
- a CDS encoding 30S ribosomal protein S8, which yields MDPLANALTNMRNNEMQGNKRCKIVPASKMIGRVLRTMQKEGYIGEFEFVDDNKAGQFIVELEGNINKCGVIKPRHAVKRDEFEKFEKRYLPSKAFGIMILTTPEGIMTHKEAKDKGIGGRLLAYIY from the coding sequence ATGGATCCTCTAGCAAACGCACTCACAAATATGAGAAACAATGAAATGCAGGGAAACAAGAGATGTAAAATTGTACCTGCATCCAAAATGATAGGGCGCGTTTTAAGAACAATGCAAAAAGAAGGTTACATCGGTGAATTTGAATTTGTCGATGATAACAAGGCCGGACAGTTCATAGTAGAACTTGAAGGTAATATTAACAAATGCGGTGTTATAAAGCCAAGACACGCAGTAAAAAGAGATGAATTTGAAAAATTTGAAAAGAGATATTTACCATCTAAAGCCTTTGGAATTATGATACTCACCACACCTGAAGGTATCATGACCCATAAAGAGGCAAAGGATAAAGGAATAGGCGGTAGACTCTTAGCGTATATATATTAA
- the rplV gene encoding 50S ribosomal protein L22 — protein MAKIKYAFTDGDKTKTAKALGRSLKISPKHAIEICNKIRGMKVENAKNYLEDVIEMKKAVPFKKHNKKVGHRRGLEGWPTGRYPVKAAAQILNVLNNAEANAEYKGLDSENLRIMHISSHKGYVIRGWTPRAFGRASPFNTPTTHIQIVLGEA, from the coding sequence ATGGCAAAGATTAAATACGCTTTTACAGACGGCGATAAAACTAAAACAGCAAAGGCTCTTGGAAGATCTCTTAAGATCTCTCCAAAACATGCTATTGAGATATGTAATAAAATAAGGGGAATGAAGGTAGAAAACGCCAAAAATTACCTTGAAGACGTAATTGAAATGAAAAAAGCAGTTCCATTCAAAAAGCATAACAAAAAAGTAGGCCACAGGAGAGGACTGGAAGGATGGCCAACTGGAAGATATCCAGTTAAAGCTGCAGCTCAGATCCTTAACGTGCTTAATAACGCTGAAGCAAACGCTGAATACAAAGGACTTGATTCAGAAAATCTCAGGATAATGCATATATCCAGCCATAAGGGATATGTAATACGCGGATGGACTCCAAGAGCATTTGGAAGAGCAAGCCCATTTAACACACCAACCACCCACATACAGATAGTCCTAGGGGAGGCATAG
- the rplX gene encoding 50S ribosomal protein L24: protein MSKQPRKQRKFLHNAPLHVRRKFMSVMLSKELREQYGKRSIPVRKGDTVQVMRGDFKDHEGKVEKVDLKNYKVMVEGASVQKPDGNPVYHSIHPSKLMIVELDLDDDERNEIMERKG, encoded by the coding sequence ATGTCAAAACAACCAAGAAAACAAAGGAAATTCCTTCACAACGCACCTTTACACGTACGCCGTAAATTTATGAGTGTTATGCTGAGCAAAGAACTCAGAGAACAATATGGGAAAAGATCCATTCCTGTAAGGAAAGGAGACACTGTACAAGTAATGCGCGGCGATTTTAAAGATCACGAAGGTAAAGTGGAAAAAGTAGACCTTAAAAATTACAAGGTCATGGTTGAAGGAGCTTCAGTACAAAAACCAGACGGAAATCCGGTTTACCATTCAATACATCCATCCAAACTCATGATAGTAGAGCTGGATCTGGATGATGATGAGAGAAATGAAATAATGGAGAGGAAGGGATAA
- a CDS encoding adenylate kinase yields the protein MKVVVIAGIPGSGSTTVLNKALESLDYVNVNYGDAMIKIAQEEGIVEDRDSLRKLSPDVQKEIQKNAAKSIREMSQVNNIIVDTHCTIKTPAGFLPGLPKWVLDELEPDMFILIEADGEEILMRRLSDETRTRDMEKLSDIELHQEMNRAVSMAYAALTGATVKIIKNHDNRLEEPVEEMINTLK from the coding sequence ATGAAAGTGGTTGTAATTGCAGGAATTCCAGGATCAGGTAGTACAACAGTATTGAATAAGGCACTTGAAAGTCTTGATTATGTGAACGTGAATTATGGAGATGCAATGATTAAAATTGCCCAGGAAGAGGGCATTGTAGAAGATAGAGATTCTTTGAGAAAACTTTCTCCAGATGTTCAAAAAGAAATTCAAAAAAATGCTGCAAAAAGTATAAGAGAGATGTCACAAGTAAATAATATAATTGTAGATACTCATTGTACAATTAAAACACCTGCTGGTTTTTTACCTGGACTTCCAAAATGGGTATTAGATGAACTCGAGCCAGATATGTTCATATTAATTGAAGCAGACGGCGAAGAAATCTTGATGAGAAGATTGAGTGATGAAACAAGGACAAGAGACATGGAAAAGCTGAGTGATATAGAACTTCATCAAGAAATGAATCGCGCTGTATCTATGGCTTACGCCGCACTTACAGGTGCCACAGTAAAAATCATTAAAAATCATGACAACCGACTTGAAGAGCCAGTAGAGGAAATGATTAATACTTTAAAATAA
- the rpmD gene encoding 50S ribosomal protein L30 has protein sequence MIAAIRVRGRTGIKKEIADTLDMLKLTRINHAVLIEENPSYNGMLQKAKDYITWGEVDEETVAQLISKRGKLTGNLRVTEDYIKENTDFSSVEELSKAVVESGAKLEDSGIKPVFRLHPPRKGYENIKKTFKESGSLGYRGDKIGDLIKKMI, from the coding sequence ATGATTGCAGCAATAAGAGTAAGAGGTAGAACAGGGATCAAAAAAGAAATTGCAGATACCCTGGATATGTTAAAACTTACCAGAATTAACCACGCAGTTTTAATTGAAGAAAATCCAAGTTACAATGGAATGCTTCAAAAAGCTAAAGATTACATAACATGGGGCGAAGTGGATGAAGAAACAGTAGCCCAGTTAATATCTAAAAGAGGAAAATTAACAGGTAACCTTAGAGTTACAGAAGATTATATAAAAGAGAATACAGATTTTTCCTCAGTAGAAGAACTTTCAAAGGCAGTAGTAGAATCTGGCGCTAAACTGGAAGATAGCGGAATAAAACCAGTATTCAGACTTCATCCTCCAAGAAAAGGGTATGAAAATATTAAAAAAACATTTAAAGAATCTGGAAGTTTAGGCTACAGAGGAGATAAGATAGGAGATCTCATTAAAAAGATGATCTAA
- a CDS encoding 50S ribosomal protein L19e — MNLTTQRRLAADILKVGENRIWIDPERAEEVSRAITRESVKQLINNKAIKAKPQKGISSYRSKKIAAQKKKGRRKGHGSTKGAKGARNPKKKAWMTTIRALRTDLKDMRDNREINKTTYRKLYKMAKGGAFRSKSYMKTYARDHGLLR, encoded by the coding sequence ATGAATCTTACTACTCAAAGGAGATTGGCTGCAGATATTCTGAAAGTCGGGGAAAACAGGATATGGATAGATCCTGAAAGGGCTGAGGAAGTATCAAGAGCCATAACTCGAGAAAGTGTTAAACAACTTATAAATAATAAAGCAATAAAAGCAAAGCCACAAAAAGGAATAAGCAGCTACAGATCAAAGAAAATAGCTGCACAGAAAAAGAAAGGCAGAAGAAAAGGCCATGGTAGTACAAAAGGAGCTAAAGGAGCTAGAAATCCAAAGAAAAAAGCATGGATGACTACTATAAGGGCTTTAAGAACAGATCTAAAAGACATGAGAGATAATAGGGAAATTAATAAGACTACCTACAGGAAACTCTATAAAATGGCTAAAGGTGGCGCATTTAGAAGTAAATCCTATATGAAAACCTATGCCAGGGATCATGGTCTGCTTAGGTAA
- the secY gene encoding preprotein translocase subunit SecY gives MLEKLQPIFSLIPQVKSPVHRLPFKEKLKWTAVILVLYFFLTNITLYGLSPTAVDQFAQLRAVLAGNFGSIITLGIGPIVSASIILQLLVGGNILKLDLSRHEDKALFQGTQKLLAVVFTLFEAAVLVYTGALAALPGAREIVIVQVTLGGILIIFLDEVISKWGFGSGVGLFIVAGVAQAIIVGAFNFLSSPASPGVPAGAIPQFIYLLTTGSPDFSILIPVIATIIVFLIVVYAESMRVEIPLSYGGVKGARGKYPLRFIYASNMPVILTSALLLNVQLFATLFQRLGFPILGTISNGQAISGIAYYLTPPASLSIILTDPLKVLIYGIVFILSCVLFAWLWVELSGIGPKKVAGDLHRMGMQIPGFRSSKAQFEKILKRYIPIITILGGAFVGLLAFGADLTGALGGGTGVLLTVGIVYRLYEEIAQEQLMDMHPMLRKFLGD, from the coding sequence TTGCTTGAAAAATTACAACCAATTTTTTCATTAATTCCTCAGGTCAAATCACCTGTACACAGATTGCCTTTTAAGGAAAAACTTAAATGGACAGCAGTTATATTAGTTCTGTATTTTTTCTTAACTAACATCACCCTTTATGGGTTAAGTCCAACTGCTGTTGACCAGTTTGCACAGTTAAGGGCAGTTCTGGCAGGTAACTTTGGTTCAATCATCACCCTTGGTATAGGGCCAATAGTTTCAGCATCTATTATACTTCAACTTTTAGTTGGAGGAAATATTTTGAAGCTGGATCTATCGAGACATGAGGATAAAGCTTTATTCCAGGGAACCCAAAAACTCCTTGCCGTGGTATTCACCTTATTTGAAGCGGCAGTACTTGTGTACACAGGTGCACTTGCCGCTTTACCTGGAGCTCGGGAAATTGTTATAGTTCAGGTAACTCTTGGTGGAATTCTCATTATCTTCCTTGATGAAGTTATATCTAAATGGGGATTTGGAAGCGGTGTAGGTCTTTTCATAGTTGCGGGGGTTGCTCAAGCTATAATTGTTGGAGCATTTAACTTCCTTTCATCACCAGCATCTCCCGGAGTACCTGCAGGGGCAATTCCTCAATTTATATATCTTTTAACAACAGGATCGCCTGATTTCAGCATACTTATTCCAGTAATAGCTACAATTATTGTTTTCCTTATTGTGGTATATGCAGAAAGTATGCGGGTTGAAATACCTCTTTCATACGGAGGAGTTAAAGGAGCAAGAGGAAAATATCCATTAAGATTTATATATGCCAGTAACATGCCAGTTATCCTCACAAGCGCACTGCTATTGAATGTACAGTTATTCGCTACATTATTCCAGAGATTAGGGTTTCCAATCCTTGGAACTATCTCTAATGGCCAGGCAATAAGTGGAATTGCATATTACCTTACACCACCAGCAAGTCTGAGCATAATTCTCACAGATCCATTGAAGGTATTGATTTATGGTATCGTATTCATATTATCATGTGTACTCTTCGCATGGCTCTGGGTAGAGTTAAGTGGAATAGGCCCTAAAAAAGTTGCTGGAGATCTTCACCGGATGGGAATGCAGATTCCAGGATTTAGAAGCAGTAAAGCTCAATTTGAGAAGATACTTAAGAGGTACATTCCAATTATAACTATTCTTGGAGGGGCGTTTGTAGGTCTTCTGGCCTTTGGTGCAGATCTTACAGGTGCATTAGGAGGAGGAACAGGTGTCCTTTTAACAGTAGGTATAGTATACAGACTTTACGAAGAAATAGCTCAGGAACAATTAATGGACATGCATCCAATGCTCAGAAAGTTTTTAGGTGATTAA
- a CDS encoding 30S ribosomal protein S4e, producing MAIMGSRKHLKRYKAPKHWPIHPKENKWTVKPNAGPHAIEESLPLMLIVRDILGVADNSREAKRIINNGDILVDGRIRKDYKYPVGFMDVIEIPKTESVYRVLPDEKGRLILHPITAENKEFKLCKITDKTTVKGGKTQLNLHDGRNCLVEKDEYKVGDVVILKVPEQKINEVIKFENGTIGLITGGKHIGEIGRIKEINITKSSMPNTVEMETEDKKIFLTLKDYVFVIGKEKPAITLPGGK from the coding sequence ATGGCAATAATGGGATCTAGAAAACATCTCAAGCGTTATAAAGCGCCTAAGCACTGGCCAATCCATCCAAAAGAGAATAAGTGGACTGTAAAACCAAATGCAGGTCCTCATGCTATAGAAGAATCATTACCATTAATGCTTATAGTTCGTGACATTCTTGGCGTTGCAGATAACTCCAGAGAAGCAAAAAGAATTATAAACAATGGAGATATTCTTGTTGATGGAAGAATCAGGAAGGACTACAAATATCCTGTTGGATTCATGGACGTAATAGAAATACCAAAAACAGAAAGCGTCTACAGAGTTCTACCAGATGAAAAAGGTAGATTAATACTTCATCCGATAACTGCAGAGAACAAGGAATTCAAGCTCTGTAAAATTACAGATAAAACCACAGTAAAAGGTGGAAAAACTCAACTTAATCTTCATGACGGAAGAAATTGTCTGGTAGAAAAAGATGAATACAAAGTTGGAGATGTGGTTATCCTTAAAGTTCCAGAACAGAAAATTAATGAAGTAATAAAATTCGAAAACGGCACAATTGGCCTTATTACTGGTGGAAAACACATTGGTGAAATTGGTAGAATTAAAGAAATTAATATAACAAAATCTTCAATGCCAAACACTGTTGAAATGGAAACAGAAGATAAAAAGATATTCCTTACCTTAAAAGATTATGTTTTTGTAATTGGTAAAGAAAAACCAGCAATCACACTTCCAGGAGGTAAATAA
- a CDS encoding 50S ribosomal protein L18, whose amino-acid sequence MAHGSRYKVAFRRRREGKTDYGARFKLIELDKARMVARITNNHIIAQIIKVAPEGDQTIISAHSNELNKTGWLGSTKNISAAYLTGFLCGKKALEEGIEEAVLDIGLKSPTKGTKIFAVLKGAVDAGLNIPHGEVVLPDEERIRGEHIAQYAESLSEDEVKKKFSKYIQNGLSPKDLPDHFDKIKQKISEEGS is encoded by the coding sequence TTGGCACACGGATCAAGATACAAGGTAGCATTTAGAAGAAGAAGAGAAGGAAAAACAGATTATGGGGCGAGATTTAAGCTCATTGAATTGGATAAAGCTCGAATGGTGGCAAGAATAACAAATAATCATATAATAGCTCAAATTATAAAGGTAGCTCCAGAAGGAGATCAAACCATTATTTCAGCACATTCTAATGAACTTAATAAAACAGGATGGCTTGGATCCACAAAAAATATTTCTGCAGCATATCTTACCGGATTTTTATGCGGTAAGAAAGCTCTGGAGGAAGGTATTGAGGAAGCTGTTTTAGACATTGGTTTAAAATCTCCAACCAAAGGCACAAAGATCTTTGCAGTACTGAAAGGAGCTGTAGACGCTGGTCTTAATATTCCGCACGGTGAAGTAGTTTTACCTGATGAAGAGAGGATAAGGGGAGAACATATAGCACAATATGCTGAGTCTTTAAGTGAAGATGAAGTCAAAAAGAAATTTTCAAAATATATCCAGAATGGATTATCCCCAAAGGATCTCCCGGACCATTTTGATAAAATTAAACAAAAAATTAGTGAAGAGGGATCATAA
- a CDS encoding 50S ribosomal protein L5 — protein MNPMEEVKIAKATINIGVGEAGERLARAEKLIESITGQQPVRTYSKVTNPEFGIRKGQPIACKVTLRGEKADKAIKMILDGIENRLKEKQFDAQGNVSFGIEEHIDIPGMRYDPDIGIFGMNISITFEKPGYRIKRRKIQRKKIHNKHKITPEETMEFMKNNFQVKIRGLKETDDSEY, from the coding sequence ATGAACCCTATGGAAGAAGTAAAAATAGCCAAGGCAACCATTAATATAGGTGTTGGTGAAGCTGGAGAAAGGCTTGCAAGAGCTGAAAAGTTAATTGAAAGCATTACAGGCCAGCAGCCAGTACGTACTTATTCTAAAGTCACAAATCCTGAATTCGGTATTAGAAAAGGACAACCCATAGCATGTAAAGTTACCTTAAGGGGAGAAAAAGCTGATAAAGCTATTAAAATGATACTTGACGGTATTGAAAACAGACTTAAAGAAAAACAATTCGATGCTCAGGGTAATGTTTCATTTGGAATCGAAGAACATATAGATATTCCTGGAATGCGTTATGACCCGGATATTGGTATATTTGGGATGAATATATCCATAACATTTGAAAAACCAGGTTACAGGATAAAAAGAAGGAAAATCCAGAGGAAAAAAATTCATAATAAACATAAAATAACTCCAGAGGAGACTATGGAGTTTATGAAAAATAATTTCCAGGTAAAGATTAGGGGATTAAAGGAAACAGATGATTCCGAATATTAA
- a CDS encoding 50S ribosomal protein L32e has protein sequence MKKPNFKRQEWFRYKKLGEKWRKPKGKTSKTRRYEKGKPAMPSIGYGSPRATRGLHPSGYKDVLVSNIAELENLDPATQAGRISATVGKRKKEVMLEKAKELGIKILNKGI, from the coding sequence ATGAAAAAACCAAATTTTAAAAGACAGGAATGGTTCAGATACAAAAAACTTGGAGAAAAATGGAGAAAGCCAAAGGGAAAGACAAGCAAAACAAGAAGATACGAAAAAGGAAAACCTGCGATGCCTTCTATTGGTTATGGTTCTCCAAGAGCTACAAGAGGACTTCATCCTTCAGGATATAAAGACGTGCTTGTAAGTAATATTGCTGAACTTGAAAACCTTGATCCAGCTACACAAGCAGGTAGAATCAGTGCTACAGTTGGAAAAAGAAAAAAAGAAGTCATGCTTGAAAAAGCGAAAGAATTAGGAATTAAAATTCTTAACAAAGGGATTTAA